The genomic window GTTACGCGACGGATCTGCGGTCGATGACGCAGGGGCGGGGAACATTTTCGATGCAGTTCGGGTACTACCGGGCGGCGCCGCGCGACGTGCAGGAAGAGATCATCGCGAAGGCGAAAGCCACCGGTAGCAAACGCTAGGGGCTGCGGTCTCGGCAGCCCCACGATGTGGGGGGCCGGCGCGCCGCGCGTGCCGACCGGCGCAGCGCCCCCGCCCTTACCCTTCATGAGCCGCGAAGGTCACAAGCCGGCTCCCGGCGCGCCCACGACCCTGGTCCTGCGGGAGGCACGCCCGGTTTTCGACGATTGTCGGGGGCCTTTCCCGGTTGCGCTAAGCTTGTTGGGCACCCTTTGCCGATACGACTCGTTGCGCCCCTGGCATGGGCGCCGCGTTCTTTGTGCAGGCAGGGCAAAGGTTCAATCAACATGCGCGCAATCATGGGGCGACGATTCTGGCAGTGGGGTGGTCTGCGTAATCTGCGCGCGTATCCCGAGCAGGCACGGTCATTTCGAACGACCACGCTGCTGGCCATCGTCGCCGTCTTCAACCTCTTCGACCTGGCCTTGACGCACTCCCAGTTGCCACGCGGCAACTTCGCCGAGGCGAACCTCCTGGCGACGACCCTCGCCGCTGGTCCGGCCGGGATGGCGCTCTACAAGCTGCTGCTCTTCGGGGCCGGGGCGTACGTCCTGTACCGCTACCGGCGGCGGTGGGTATCGGAGGCGGGGCTCTGGGTACTGGCGACCGCCTACGCCGCCCTGATGGTCTGGTGGCAGCTTTACCTGGGCGCCGTCGAGATCTGCGTCAGTGACCCGGCGGTGACGGCACCGCTGGCGCTGTACTGAAGCCGAGTCGGTCGCCTGCCTGGGGGACCGCGCTGGTCGGACCGGGACTTCCGGGCTGCCGGTCGGCACGCCAGGGGGAACCACGCACCGCGCAACCGCTGACTCACGCCCGCGTCATTGCGGAGCGGACACCGGCGCGCTAGCATGCCCACCATCCGAACTGGGTCGAGCGAAGACCCACGTCGACCGTCATTTCGCGTTGCTCACGGAGAAAGTCCCATGAATCCTGTCGATCGGCTCGCGTCCATCAACCCGGCCCAGAAGGCATTCGGCCTGCTCGAGGAGTTCAAGCGGTTCGCGTTCAAGGGCAACGTCATTGATCTCGCCGTCGGCGTGATCATTGGCGCGGCGTTTGGCAAGATCGTGGATTCACTGGTAAAGCACATCATCATGCCGCTGGTCAGCCTGCTGATCCCCGGCGAGCAGGGGTACCTCGGCTGGAAGCTGGTCGTGGGCGCGAAAGAAGTGCCCTATGGCCTCTTCATCGGCGAGGTCGTGAACTTCCTCATCGTCGCCGTGGCGCTCTTCATCTTCGTGGTGAAGTTCCTCGGCTGGATCATGAAAGCCCGGAAGCAGGAAGTCGCGGCCGGGCCGCCGCCCCTGACGAAGGACCAGGAACTCCTCATTGAGATCCGGGACCTGCTGGGCAAGAGTCGCGCGTAGGCGCGCAGGACCGGCCGCGGCCACTGACGCTGGTCACACCGCCACTGCCGACACCCGCGTACTCGCGGGCGAGGTTTTTGTGCGCTGCGCTGCGCGGCGGCGACCGGCGGGTCACTCCGCTGGCGTGGGCGACGACGCGGCTGAATCCGCCTCCGCGATGGTCTCGATCACTTCCACGGCCGTTTGGGCCTGCGCCAGCCGGGCGCGCACGGCCGGGTCGCTGGCCACGCGGGCAATTCGGCCGAGCAGCAAGACTTGCAGATCCGGCTGCTCCGCGGGCGTGACCAGCAGGAAGACGAGTTGAATGGGCGCTGATGTGCGCGCGCTGAAGATGATCCCTTCCGTGGAGCGGCCGAACACCACAAGCGGGGCACGCAAGTTGGGGCAGCGCGCGTGGGGCAGCGCGACGCCGAAGCCAACATCCGTGGAGACCTCGTGTTCCCGCGCGATCGCGAGCGCCGCGATGTCGGCCCCCGCTGGCAGCTTGCTCGCCGCGATGGCCGCGGCGAGTTCTGCGATGGCGTGCTCCGCCGTCCGCGCCGCCAGGTCCAGCACCACGCCGCCGTGCGCGCAGGCGTCCCGCAGGCATACGCTAGGCTGGTGCGGGTACTCGTCCTCCATCCGTCCCACGACCTGCTCGAGGATGTCCTCGATCGTAATCAGCCCCACGGGTCGCCCGGCGTCCACCACGACGCACACGGTGGCGTTCTGGCGCTGCAGCTCGAGGAGCGTGGACTCGATGCTGGCTTCGGGTGCGACGGCGTGGAGCGGCCGCACGAGTCCGGCCCAGTCCGACGCCGTCAGCGCCTCCGCGACCAGGTCCTTCGTGAGCAGATAGCCGAGCGGAACGTCCGTCGCCGGATCCACCACCGGCCAGCGCGAGAAGTGCCGGCGGCTGACTTCGCGGAGCACGTCCTGGAGGCTGGCGGACCTGGACAAGCGGTGGACGCGCGTCCAGGGCACCATGATGCTGCGGACGGCCTGGGTGGCCAGGTTCGACACATTCTCGAGGATCAGCCGCAGCCGCAGGTCGCGCACGGACCGCTCGACGGTTTCGCGGCTCGCCCCCGTGTCGGCGAGCACCAGCCGGGCCAGCGCGATGGCGGCTTCACCTTCCTCGAACACGGCGGCCGTGGCTCCGGCTTGTTCGAGGTAGGCTCGCTCGCCGAGGTAATGCGCCCGGACGAAGATCCGCAGGTCGGGGTTCAGGAGGCGGGCGTGCGCGACCACGGTGACGCGCTCGCTGGAGTGCGGCGGGGTAAGCACGAGGTGCGACGCGTGGCGTACGCCGGCCTGCTCGAGGATGGCGTCGTGCGACGCGTCACCGAAGAGCGCCGTCCGGCCCTGCGCGGTGAGCTCGGCCACGGTGTCCATGTTGAGATCGATGACCACGGTCGGCAGGCCCGCTTCATGCAGCAGGTGGTCCACGGAGCGCCCGACCGGGCCGTAGCCCACAACAATCGCCCCGCGGTCGCCCGCGGCGCCGCGCTGGGCGATCGTCTGCCGGGCGGCGGCGTTCATCGACCGCAAGCGGCGCTCGGCCCGGCCGTTGAGCAGTTCCCACAGGCGCGGGCGGCGGCGCAGCCAGGCCTCCAGCGGCTCCAGCACGCGGAACACAAGCGGGGTCAGCGCGATCGAGATGATCGCGGCCGCCACCAGGACGCTACGGGTCTCCTCCAAGATGAGCTCATACTCGCGCGCCAGTCCCGCCAGAATGAACGAGAACTCGCCGATCTGCGCCAGGCCCAGCGCCACGGTCAGGGACATGCGCACCGAGTGGCCGAGCAGCGCCACGATCGCCATGGCCACCAACGGCTTCACGATCAGGATGATCCCGAGCGCAACGACAATCAAGTGTGGCTCGCGCGTGATGACCGCCGGCTCGAAGAGCATGCCCACCGACACGAAGAAGAGCACGGCAAAGGCGTCGCGCAGCGGCAGCGCCTCAGCAGCGGCCTGGTGGCTGACCGGCGACTGGGCCACGACCATCCCAGCCAGGAAGGCCCCCAACGCCATCGAAGCGCCAAAGAAATAGTACGCGCCGGCCGCAATCGCAATCGCGAAGACGAGGACAGTCAGCGTGAACAGCTCACGCGAGCGCAAGCGCGCCACCTGCACCAGCACCCACGGAATGGCGCGCGAGCCGCCGAGCAACACGAGCGCGACCAGTGCGGCGAGTTTCAGCAGCGCCAGGGCCAGCGCGGTCCACGGTCCCGCGGCCAAAGCATCCGCGCCCGCGGCGAACAGCGGGATCATGACCAGTACGACGACCGTGAAGACGTCCTCAACCAGCGACCAGCCGGCGGCCACGTGGCCCTGGGGCGAGTCAAGCACCTGCGCGTCCATCAGCACGCGCATCATCACCACGGTGCTGCCAACCGACAGCGCCAGGCCGATGACCACTCCGGACTTTAGTGGCACGCCGAAAGCCGCAAACACGACGATGCTCAGCAGCGCGACCACGCTGCTGCGCCCCAGCGCACCGGGCACGGCGATGGCCTTCATCGCCAGCAGGTCCTTCACGCGGAAATGGAGGCCGACGCCGAACATGAGCAGAATGACACCCACTTCCCCAAGCTGGTGCGCGATCTGCTGATCACTCACGAAGCCGGGCAGGGACGGCCCGATCAGGATCCCCGCCAGCAGGTAGCCGACGATCGGCGACAGTCTCAGACGTTGCGTAAGCAGGCCAAACAACCAAGCCGCGCTGAACGCCACCGCGACGGTCGTGATCAACGGAAGATCCTGCATGACGGCAGAATATGCGACCGGCGTCCGGGCAGGCTACCGCGGCGGGCGGAAATCTCGTGGGAAGTGAGCCCGGTCGACAGGCCGCCCATGCCGCGTCCGTGGCGCAGTCCGGGTGCGTTCCGCGCACAATGGCCGCGCCGCCTGCAACTCTGACGGCGAAGCGTTGGCTACGGCGTCGTCGTCAGCAGCGTCACGAACGGATTGATGTCGCCGAAGGATGGATAGGTGCCATCCTCATTGATGTCGCCGTTTTCCGCCGGACACCAGCGGTACACGGTCTGCCAGGCCGGGAAATTCGACAGGTATAAGACGAACGCGTTGATGTCGCCGAAGTTCACGGCCCCGTCGCAGTTCAGGTCGCCGATGACGACCGCCGGGTGTTTCAGGGCCAAGCTGTGCAGCTCGCCCCCGGCGACGGCCACGAAGTTGGTGTTCGGCGCCGGCGGGTTGCACTGGCCCTGCGCGTTGTAGCCCCACTCCACGACCGAGCCGTCGGCTTTCACGCCCAGACTGAACTCGGCACCGGCCGCGATGGCGATGAAGTCGTCATTGGGTGGCGGCACATTGCCCTGGCCGTAGTTGTTGCTGCCGAAAGCCGCAATCGAACCGTCAGCCCGCAGCCCGAGGCTGTGCCGCCAGCACGCCGCAATGGCCACGAAGTCGGCGTTGGGCGCGGGCACGGTGGTTTCGCCGTAGTTGTTCGAGCCCCACGCTGCAATCGTCCCGTCCGCCCGGAGGCCGAGACTGTGCGCGTAGCCTCCGGCGATGGCGACGTAGTTGTTGGGCCCCGGGACGTTGCACTGGCCAGCGTGATTCGCCCCCCAGGCCACGATCGAGCCATCGGACTTGAGTCCCAGGCTGTGGTTCGTTCCCGCGGCGACCGCCACGAAATCCGCGTTCGGTGCGGGAACGTTGCACTGGCCATTGGCGTTGTAGCCCCACGCCACGACCGTGCCGTCGCTCTTCACCGCGAGGCAGTGCGACCCACCCACCGCGCCCCCGATGAAGTCGGCATTGGGCGCCGGGACGTCGCATTGGCCACTCGCGTTGGACCCCCACATCGCGAGTGTGCCATCCGCCCGCAGCCCCATGCTCACGCACCAGAACGCGGAGATCGCGACGAATTCCGCATTGGGCGCGGGAACATTGCATTGACCCCATCCGTTGCTGCCCCACGCCACGATCTCGCCGTTCTGCGCCGCCGCTGGGGGCAATACGACCAACAGCGCCGCCAGCGCGAGACGCACACGTCCCCACCCGCCCAGTTTCGTCGTGATCCGACTGTCCACACCGCACGCCGTCCGCCCCGCGATACCCCGGTTGATATAGTCCATGACCTGTCCCCTTGTGCGCACGCCGTCAGGCAGCGCGTTTCAGTTCCGGCCGCGCGCCGGCACCCGACGGTGCAATCCGGCACACGGCACTGTTCTCCGTCTGCGTTCCCCGCGCGGACGATCAGCAATCGATTCGCGTGTAAAATGCCCCGAACCGCCGCCCCGGGAGCCCGGCGCCGGTTCCTCCAGGCCGGCGTGCACCGCGGGAGCCGCAAACACCGCCCCCAGTATACACCAATCAGGCAATTCAGGTGTCGCATTGCCCCCAAGAAGTCGGCGGGGGGGCGCCTACGGCTGATCGTTCATCGCCTCGGGCTTCACCTCGGTGCTGCCGGGCTGCGGCTGCGGCGGGCGGACTTTCAGCACCGGCGGCGTGATCGAGACCTGGTGGCCGGGCTCGACGCTGCGCGTCAGGAAGACGGAGCCGCCGATGATGCTGCCGTCGCCGAGGTGCGTCTCGCCACCGAGCACGATCGCGTTGGCGTAGATGGTGACGTGGTGGCCGACCGTCGGGTGGCGCTTGTAGCCGCGGATCAGCCGGCCGCGCTCGTCCTTGGGGAACGAGAGAGCGCCGAGCGTGACGCCTTGGTAGAGCTTCACATGCGCGCCGATGTCGGTCGTCTCGCCGATGACCACGCCGGTGCCGTGATCGATGAAGAACGACCGGCCGATGCGGGCGCCGGGGTGGATATCGATGCCTGTGAGGTAGTGGGCGTGCTCGGTCATGATGCGCGGCATGAGCGGAACGCCCATCTCGTAGAGCTCGTGGGCGTAGCGGAAGATGGTGATCGCCAGGATCGCGGGGTAGGCGAGGATGACCTCGGCGGTGCCGCTGGCGGCGGGGTCGCCGTCGTAGGCGGCCTGGACGTCGTCGGCGAGCATGGCCCGCACGTCGGGGATGCGCTCCATGAAGCGGCTGGCGAGCTCGGCGGCGCGCTCGCGGCAGGCCGGGCGGTCCTCGGGCCGCCGCGGACCGCAACACTCCTGCTCGTGGCAGAGACACTGCGTGATCTGGTCGGTGAGATGCTCCCAGAGGCGTGGGAGCAGCTCACCGACGTGGAAGCTGATGTTGTGCTGCGTCAGGCCCTTGCGGCCGATGTACCCGGGGTAGGTCAGCTCCAGCAGCAAATCGCAGATGGTGATGATGACTTCGCGCGCCGGGAGATACTCCCGGTCGATGTGCTGCGTGCGGGCATCGGAGACGTAGCTCTTCACGATGCGCGCCACCAGCCGCGGCAGGGCTTCGCCCAGGCGTCGCGAGTCCATCACTCCGCTCCTTACATGTGCGGCACGACGCGGCCACGGGCGTCGGTGCAACTGATCTCGACCTGGTCCAGGCTGAAATTCGGGTCGGGCCGAATCGAGACGATCCGCCGGTGCTTCGTCTCCAGCTCGTTGATCAGCGCCCGCTTGCGGTTCTGCAGCAGGTACGCCACCTCGGGCGAGACCGAGATCTCGACCATGCGGATCTGCTCGCGCGTCACCGCCAACTGGATCAGCCGCATGACGTCCAGCGTGACCGATTCGACCGTCTTCACCAGGCCGGTGCCGCGGCAGTGGCGGCAGTCGCGGTAGACGCTGCGGGTCAGGCTGGCCCGCTGCCGCTGGCGCGTCATTTCGATCAGGCCGAACGCGCTGGTGCGCAGGACCTTGGCCCGCTCCTTGTGCTGCTTCAGGTTCTCGATCAGCCGCCGCTCGATGTCGCGGCGGTGCGACTCCATCCGCATGTCGATGAAGTCACAGACCACGACGCCACCCAGGTCGCGCAGCCGCAGTTGGCGCGGGATCTCGTCGGCCGCCTCGATGTTGATCTTGTACGCGGTGGTCTCCGCGTCATCCTCGGTGCGGAACCGGCCGCTGTTCACGTCGATGGCGACGAGCGCCTCGGTCTGGTCGATCACCAGCGAGCCGCCGGACTTGAGCGGCACGTGCCGCGAGTGGAGCCGCTCCAGCTCGGCCTCGATCTTGTGCTTGTGGAAGATCGGCTCCGGGTCGGTGTAGAGCGTGATGATGTCCTGCGAACGCGGGCTGAAGATCGAGAGGAATTCGCGCGCCCGCGCCAGCACTTCCTCGTCATCCACCACGATTCGCTCGATGTCATTGGTGAACACGTCGCGGATCGTGCGGATCACCAGGTCGGATTCGCGGTACAGCTCGGCCGGCGCCGGCTCGCTTTCGATGCGCTTTTCCACGGCCCGCCAGAGCCGGGTCAAGTAGCCGAGATCGTTTTGCAGCTCTTTCTTGTTGCGGTCCATGGCCGCGGTGCGGGCGATGAAACCCATGCCCTCCGGCAGTTCCAGTTCGCCGAGGGCGTCGCGCAGCTTGTCGCGCGTGGCGTCGTCCTCGATGCGCCGCGATACGCCCAGCCGTCGCATGCCCGGCATCATCACCAGGAACCGGCCGGGAATGCTCAGGTAGGTCGAGAGCGTCGGGCCTTTCGTGCCAATGCCCTCCTTGGTCACCTGCACGAGCACTTCCTGCCCGCGCCGCAGGCAACGCTGGATGGGCGGACGGCTGCGCCGCGGCATCTTGCGCCCAACGTTTTCCGTGTGCCCGACCCCGTCGGGGAAATACTGGGGGTGCAGATCGGAAATGTGCAAAAAGCCGTTCTTGCCCTGGCCAAAATCGATGAACGCCGCCTGGATGCTCGGCTCGACGTTCGTCACCACGCCCTTGTAGATGTTGCCGACGTGGTTCTCCGCCGCCGCCCGCTCGAGGTAGATCTCCTCCAGGCGCCCGCCTTCCAGGATCGCGATGCGGCATTCCTCGCGCTGCACCGTGTTGATGATCATCTCGCGCGTGCCGGCGGCCGGCCGCACTGCCGGTGCAGCAGCCGGCGCCGCGGCCGCGCGGGCCTCGCCGTTCTCGCCACGCCCACCACGACGACCCCGCCGCCGGCGGCGCCGCGACTTGTCGCGCGCCGCCTCCTCCGTGGCGGCCTCGGGCAACGTCTCAGGCGCGAGCGCCTCGGCCAGCGCTGCGCCCGCCGGCTCCGCGCCCCGCTCCTCCGGCTCGGGCTCAACGATCTCAGGTTCCCCGGGCTCACCTTCCTCGATGTCGGCCTCTACGACCGCGACGTCCTCAAGCCAGGGCGCCGGGTTCTCCTCGGCAGCTTCAAACGCCGTCTCGGGATCGTAGTGCGTCTCGGCCGGCGTCTCGGGCTCCGCGTGCGCGGCAGCCTCCGCGCGCGGCGCGGGTCGTGCCGGCGGGGTGGCCAGCGTGGCCGCGCCGTTCGATTCGGCCGCAGGCGAAGCGTCGCCTGGCACCCGCCGCCGCTTCCGCCGACGGCGGCGCCGCTGGCTCCGCGTCAGGCCCGCGTCCTCCGCGGTGCCGGGCACAGCCATCGGCTCCGGTCGCGTGCGGACCGGAGGCGGCGCAGACACGGGCGGGACCGTTTCCTTCGGCTCGACGGGCCTGGGCTCCGCGACCGCCGGCGCCGGAGCCGGCTTGGGCGCGGGCGCTGGCTTCGGCGCCCGGGCGGTCGGCGCCGGCGGCGCCGCAGGGATCACGAACGGCGGCGGCGCAACGGGCGGAAAGCGAATCACGATCGCTTCGCCGGTCTGCTCCACCTCGGCCTGCGGGGAAAGCGGCTCGACGGTGTGGGCCGGCGCGGAGGCTTCCGCGATGACGGCAGCGGCACCTGCGTCTTTGCGGGGCGCTTTGGTCCTGCGCCCGCCGCGGCCCGCCGCGCGGCCGCGGGGCGGCCGGGCGGCGGTCGCTTCCGCCGGCTGCTCGGGGCCGGCCGTCAGTGTCTCGGTCGGGGGCGTGGTGACATCCGTCACAGGCTCAGTTTCGCCCGAGGGCTTACGGCTGGCGCGCTTGGTCTTGCGCTTCGGGCCGGCCGTCTTGGACGCGCCGGCGGTCTTCTTGCGAGGGGTCTTCTTCGTAGTCAAATCCAGTCCTTTCGTTGGCCGCGGGGCCAAATGCCGGCCCCGCCAGCTCCATGCTCCAGAGGACCGCGGCACGCCGGAACCGATGGTTGTAGGTTGCGGCGGCGAGTCCCAATTCCGTGATGACCTCCGCGGGCCGCGCGGTGCGCTGCGCTGCACAGCGCAGCTCCATTCGCAACCGGCCGCCCTCGGATTCGAGCTTGTTGATGTAAGGTCGAATGTCGACGGGCCGCGTCGGCTTGCCCGGGCCGTAGTCGCGGGCGACCGTCACGATCGGACGGGCCAGCAGCGCCGCAATGCGCGGCGCCAGCGGCTCCGCGTCCGCCGGATCCAGGTCGACCTCGAAGGCGACCTGCGTGGCGACGGGCATGCCGGCCGCGACCGGCGCCACGACCCGCAGCAGTCGGCAGCTGGTCGGCAACTGCCGCGTCAGGCTGGTGAACAGCTCGGCCGGCGGGCGCAGCGCGGACAACTCGACGAGCGCCAGTTGCCGCTCGGCCGCGATGCCCAAGTTGCGCGGCAGCGGCAGCACGAGGCGCGGGCGCGGGTTGAAGCCCTGCGAGTACGCCAGCGGCCAGCCTGCCCGCACCAGGGCCCGCGTCAGCAGGCGCAGCTCGTCGTGGTGCGCGAGGAAGCGCAAATCGCCGGCCAGGGCGAACTCCAGCGCCGCGCGCAGCCGGCCCGCGCCGCATGGGGCGGCCGCTGCGCCAGTCGTGGCCGAGGATTGCGCGACCATCAGAATTCGTCCTCCGGATCGATGGCACGGGTCTCGTCACGCAGGAAATTCAGCACCTGCCGGTCCGAGTCGAACCGGCTCACCTTGCGGGCAATCATCTGGCAGCGCTCGATGGTCGTGGCGCGGACGACGCGCTTGATGGCGGCGATGTCCTTGGGCGCCATCGACAGCCGCCGCAGGCCCAGCCCGAGCAGAAGTTGACAGTAGATGGGCGAGCCAGCCATCTCGCCGCAGATGTTCACCTGCACCTTGCGCCCGCGGGTGGCGCGCACCACCTGGTGAATGAGCTTCAGCACGGCAGGGTTGTGCGAGGAGAACAGGTGCGCGACGCGCTCGTTGCCGCGGTCCACCGCCAGCGTGTACTGCGTCAGGTCGTTGGTGCCCAAGCTCAAAAACGCCGCCTCGCGCACGAACGCGGACGCCAGCAGGGCCGCGGCGGGCGTCTCGACCATCATGCCGATCGGCAGGTCGCGGCGGTACGGGATGCCCTCTTCGTCCAGGTCCTCCATCACGTCGGCCAGCGTGGCCTTCGCCTGCCGCAGCTCCATGACGGTGGTGATCATCGGGAACATGATGC from Phycisphaerae bacterium includes these protein-coding regions:
- a CDS encoding cation:proton antiporter, giving the protein MITTVAVAFSAAWLFGLLTQRLRLSPIVGYLLAGILIGPSLPGFVSDQQIAHQLGEVGVILLMFGVGLHFRVKDLLAMKAIAVPGALGRSSVVALLSIVVFAAFGVPLKSGVVIGLALSVGSTVVMMRVLMDAQVLDSPQGHVAAGWSLVEDVFTVVVLVMIPLFAAGADALAAGPWTALALALLKLAALVALVLLGGSRAIPWVLVQVARLRSRELFTLTVLVFAIAIAAGAYYFFGASMALGAFLAGMVVAQSPVSHQAAAEALPLRDAFAVLFFVSVGMLFEPAVITREPHLIVVALGIILIVKPLVAMAIVALLGHSVRMSLTVALGLAQIGEFSFILAGLAREYELILEETRSVLVAAAIISIALTPLVFRVLEPLEAWLRRRPRLWELLNGRAERRLRSMNAAARQTIAQRGAAGDRGAIVVGYGPVGRSVDHLLHEAGLPTVVIDLNMDTVAELTAQGRTALFGDASHDAILEQAGVRHASHLVLTPPHSSERVTVVAHARLLNPDLRIFVRAHYLGERAYLEQAGATAAVFEEGEAAIALARLVLADTGASRETVERSVRDLRLRLILENVSNLATQAVRSIMVPWTRVHRLSRSASLQDVLREVSRRHFSRWPVVDPATDVPLGYLLTKDLVAEALTASDWAGLVRPLHAVAPEASIESTLLELQRQNATVCVVVDAGRPVGLITIEDILEQVVGRMEDEYPHQPSVCLRDACAHGGVVLDLAARTAEHAIAELAAAIAASKLPAGADIAALAIAREHEVSTDVGFGVALPHARCPNLRAPLVVFGRSTEGIIFSARTSAPIQLVFLLVTPAEQPDLQVLLLGRIARVASDPAVRARLAQAQTAVEVIETIAEADSAASSPTPAE
- a CDS encoding serine acetyltransferase — protein: MDSRRLGEALPRLVARIVKSYVSDARTQHIDREYLPAREVIITICDLLLELTYPGYIGRKGLTQHNISFHVGELLPRLWEHLTDQITQCLCHEQECCGPRRPEDRPACRERAAELASRFMERIPDVRAMLADDVQAAYDGDPAASGTAEVILAYPAILAITIFRYAHELYEMGVPLMPRIMTEHAHYLTGIDIHPGARIGRSFFIDHGTGVVIGETTDIGAHVKLYQGVTLGALSFPKDERGRLIRGYKRHPTVGHHVTIYANAIVLGGETHLGDGSIIGGSVFLTRSVEPGHQVSITPPVLKVRPPQPQPGSTEVKPEAMNDQP
- a CDS encoding TIGR03936 family radical SAM-associated protein, whose product is MVAQSSATTGAAAAPCGAGRLRAALEFALAGDLRFLAHHDELRLLTRALVRAGWPLAYSQGFNPRPRLVLPLPRNLGIAAERQLALVELSALRPPAELFTSLTRQLPTSCRLLRVVAPVAAGMPVATQVAFEVDLDPADAEPLAPRIAALLARPIVTVARDYGPGKPTRPVDIRPYINKLESEGGRLRMELRCAAQRTARPAEVITELGLAAATYNHRFRRAAVLWSMELAGPAFGPAANERTGFDYEEDPSQEDRRRVQDGRPEAQDQARQP
- the mscL gene encoding large conductance mechanosensitive channel protein MscL, whose amino-acid sequence is MLEEFKRFAFKGNVIDLAVGVIIGAAFGKIVDSLVKHIIMPLVSLLIPGEQGYLGWKLVVGAKEVPYGLFIGEVVNFLIVAVALFIFVVKFLGWIMKARKQEVAAGPPPLTKDQELLIEIRDLLGKSRA
- a CDS encoding Rne/Rng family ribonuclease, coding for MIINTVQREECRIAILEGGRLEEIYLERAAAENHVGNIYKGVVTNVEPSIQAAFIDFGQGKNGFLHISDLHPQYFPDGVGHTENVGRKMPRRSRPPIQRCLRRGQEVLVQVTKEGIGTKGPTLSTYLSIPGRFLVMMPGMRRLGVSRRIEDDATRDKLRDALGELELPEGMGFIARTAAMDRNKKELQNDLGYLTRLWRAVEKRIESEPAPAELYRESDLVIRTIRDVFTNDIERIVVDDEEVLARAREFLSIFSPRSQDIITLYTDPEPIFHKHKIEAELERLHSRHVPLKSGGSLVIDQTEALVAIDVNSGRFRTEDDAETTAYKINIEAADEIPRQLRLRDLGGVVVCDFIDMRMESHRRDIERRLIENLKQHKERAKVLRTSAFGLIEMTRQRQRASLTRSVYRDCRHCRGTGLVKTVESVTLDVMRLIQLAVTREQIRMVEISVSPEVAYLLQNRKRALINELETKHRRIVSIRPDPNFSLDQVEISCTDARGRVVPHM